In Paenibacillus larvae subsp. larvae, the following proteins share a genomic window:
- a CDS encoding peptidylprolyl isomerase — protein sequence MKKGSIKLAKGGEVIIQFFPEEAPNTVANFEKLANSGFYNGLTFHRVIKGFVAQGGCPNGTGTGGAGYTIKCEVATNTSKHERGTLSMAHAGRDTGSSQFFICYEPQPHLDGNHTVFGKVISGMEYVDDIGQGDRMEEVKVWDEE from the coding sequence TTGAAAAAAGGTAGTATTAAACTGGCTAAAGGCGGAGAAGTGATCATTCAATTTTTTCCGGAAGAAGCTCCGAATACAGTGGCCAACTTCGAGAAACTAGCTAATAGCGGATTTTATAACGGACTGACTTTTCACCGTGTTATCAAAGGATTCGTTGCACAGGGCGGATGCCCGAATGGTACCGGAACCGGTGGTGCCGGTTATACCATTAAATGTGAAGTAGCAACCAACACCAGCAAGCATGAGCGCGGTACTTTGTCCATGGCCCATGCCGGCCGTGATACGGGAAGCTCCCAATTCTTTATTTGCTATGAGCCCCAGCCTCACCTTGACGGTAATCATACTGTCTTTGGGAAAGTGATCAGCGGTATGGAATATGTCGACGACATTGGCCAGGGTGACCGTATGGAAGAAGTAAAAGTGTGGGACGAAGAATAA